One genomic window of Chthonomonadales bacterium includes the following:
- the cas7c gene encoding type I-C CRISPR-associated protein Cas7/Csd2 gives MPDFTACADAERRHDFVLVFDVADGNPNGDPDAGNMPRVDPETMQGLVTDVCLKRKVRNMVALTRGGEDGYAIYVNDEGLALNTLHQRAYDDEKIKSTGSKQKREDVDRVRQRMCATYYDIRMFGAVMTTGVNAGQVRGPIQLTFARSVSPVFPMDVGITRVAITKPEDAEVVEVEAGEEARGKGKRTEMGSKPLVPYGLYVGHGFYSAPFARKTGVRREDLELFWKALLGMWDLDRSASRGMMACRGLYVFSHEDALGSAAAHELFARIGVSARPGAAAPRRFEDYQVTVDDADMPRGVTLSRLAG, from the coding sequence ATGCCTGACTTCACGGCGTGCGCCGACGCCGAGCGCCGGCACGACTTCGTGCTGGTGTTCGACGTGGCCGACGGCAATCCCAACGGCGACCCCGACGCCGGCAACATGCCGCGCGTCGACCCGGAGACGATGCAGGGCCTTGTGACGGACGTCTGCCTCAAGCGCAAGGTGCGCAACATGGTCGCGCTGACGCGCGGGGGCGAGGACGGCTACGCCATCTACGTCAACGACGAGGGCCTCGCGCTGAACACGCTCCACCAGCGGGCCTACGACGACGAGAAGATCAAGTCGACCGGCAGCAAGCAGAAGCGCGAGGACGTGGACAGGGTGCGCCAGCGCATGTGCGCGACCTACTACGACATCCGCATGTTCGGCGCGGTGATGACCACCGGCGTGAACGCGGGGCAGGTCCGCGGCCCGATCCAGCTCACGTTCGCGCGGTCGGTGTCGCCGGTCTTCCCTATGGACGTGGGCATCACGCGCGTGGCGATCACCAAGCCCGAGGACGCCGAGGTGGTGGAGGTGGAGGCGGGCGAAGAGGCGCGGGGCAAGGGCAAGCGGACGGAGATGGGCAGCAAGCCGCTGGTGCCCTATGGCCTCTACGTGGGCCACGGGTTCTACTCGGCGCCTTTCGCCCGGAAGACGGGCGTCAGGCGAGAGGACCTGGAGCTCTTCTGGAAGGCGCTCCTGGGCATGTGGGATCTGGACCGCTCCGCGAGCCGGGGAATGATGGCCTGCCGGGGGCTCTACGTGTTCTCGCACGAGGACGCGCTGGGGAGTGCCGCCGCCCACGAGCTCTTCGCGCGCATCGGGGTGTCGGCGCGGCCGGGCGCGGCGGCGCCGCGCCGCTTCGAGGACTACCAGGTCACGGTGGACGACGCGGACATGCCCCGGGGCGTTACGCTGAGCCGGCTCGCCGGCTAG
- the cas8c gene encoding type I-C CRISPR-associated protein Cas8c/Csd1 encodes MILQQLYKDAPAILGEELPPPMYDRRPVRWVVELDDAGGFLGFTSLGGDAAKRKGIDRLVPYVGRTSGVRAILLADTPAYVFGKPAAPPRVDRNVAAKRAAFRDLVARCVDDTGEAAVRAVLAFLDAWSPETHPLPEDMGDSDLVVFHVGDTWPADLPAVRDFWAGAARPEPAAGQAMVSQCLVTGRFGPVVQSMPGMVKGVPGGKSSGVALVSANCEAFESYGLERAETSPISAEAAERFTKALNRLIAGRRTHITLGQSLVYVFWTSQGADDETADLLDMPDEARVRDMLDSLRTGRRLTVRDDDPFHAFALSGSAGRAVVRDWLSTTVGEARRSLAAWFDAQRVVSPEGREERFFGVYPLAASLYRDARKEMRPTVPRDLLLAALHREPLPMALLERAVQRNRAEGRVTYPRAALIKAVLSLHRTEEPRPMAELDEASAAPAYLCGRLLAELEAVQRTALGKTNVTIVGRYYGAASSAPAVAFGVLLAHANKAHLPKIRKKSEPAYNALQNRLAEIAAPLKAFPTSLNLREQGLFSLGYYHQRAADRLAAKEAVERRARGAATAEDAAVAEALADTDNTEDTDA; translated from the coding sequence ATGATCCTGCAGCAGTTGTATAAGGACGCGCCGGCAATCCTTGGCGAGGAGCTCCCGCCGCCCATGTACGACCGCCGCCCTGTCCGCTGGGTGGTCGAGCTGGACGACGCGGGCGGATTCCTGGGGTTCACGTCCCTCGGCGGCGACGCGGCGAAGCGCAAGGGCATCGATCGGCTCGTTCCCTACGTGGGCCGCACCTCGGGCGTGCGCGCGATCCTCCTGGCCGACACGCCCGCCTACGTGTTCGGCAAGCCGGCCGCGCCGCCGAGGGTCGACCGGAACGTGGCCGCCAAGCGCGCCGCGTTCCGTGACCTGGTCGCGCGGTGTGTCGACGACACCGGCGAGGCGGCCGTGCGCGCCGTCCTCGCGTTCCTCGACGCGTGGTCGCCCGAGACGCATCCGCTGCCCGAGGACATGGGCGACTCCGACCTCGTCGTCTTTCACGTGGGCGATACGTGGCCCGCGGACCTGCCGGCGGTGCGCGACTTCTGGGCGGGCGCGGCCCGCCCGGAGCCGGCCGCCGGCCAGGCGATGGTGAGCCAGTGCCTGGTGACGGGCCGCTTCGGGCCCGTCGTCCAGAGCATGCCGGGCATGGTCAAGGGCGTACCCGGCGGGAAGAGCAGCGGGGTCGCGCTGGTCTCGGCGAACTGCGAAGCGTTCGAGTCGTACGGGCTCGAGCGGGCCGAAACCTCGCCGATCTCCGCCGAAGCGGCCGAGCGCTTCACCAAGGCGCTCAACCGCCTCATCGCCGGCAGGCGCACGCACATCACCCTCGGCCAGAGCCTGGTCTACGTGTTCTGGACCAGCCAGGGGGCCGACGACGAGACGGCGGACCTTCTCGACATGCCGGACGAGGCGCGCGTCCGCGACATGCTCGATTCGTTGCGCACCGGGCGCCGCCTGACGGTGCGCGACGACGATCCGTTCCACGCGTTCGCCCTCTCCGGCAGCGCCGGGCGGGCCGTCGTGCGCGACTGGCTGTCGACGACGGTGGGCGAGGCCCGCCGGAGCCTGGCCGCCTGGTTCGACGCACAGCGCGTGGTGAGCCCGGAAGGCCGCGAGGAGCGGTTCTTCGGCGTCTATCCCCTCGCCGCCAGCCTCTACCGCGACGCGCGCAAAGAGATGCGCCCCACGGTGCCGCGCGACCTGCTGCTCGCCGCGCTGCACCGCGAGCCGCTGCCCATGGCGCTCCTGGAGCGCGCCGTGCAGCGCAACCGCGCCGAGGGGCGCGTTACCTATCCCCGCGCGGCCCTGATCAAGGCCGTGCTCTCCCTGCACCGGACGGAGGAACCCAGACCGATGGCTGAGCTGGATGAGGCCAGCGCCGCGCCCGCGTACCTCTGCGGGCGGCTGCTGGCGGAGCTCGAGGCGGTGCAGCGCACCGCCCTGGGCAAGACGAACGTCACGATCGTGGGCCGCTACTATGGCGCCGCCTCCTCGGCACCGGCCGTCGCGTTCGGCGTGCTGCTGGCGCACGCCAACAAGGCCCACCTGCCCAAGATCCGCAAGAAGAGCGAGCCGGCCTACAACGCGCTGCAGAACCGCCTGGCGGAGATCGCGGCGCCGCTGAAGGCCTTTCCCACCTCGCTGAACCTGCGCGAGCAGGGCCTCTTCTCACTCGGCTACTACCACCAGCGCGCGGCGGACCGCCTCGCCGCGAAGGAGGCCGTGGAGCGCCGCGCTCGCGGCGCCGCGACGGCGGAGGACGCGGCGGTGGCCGAGGCGCTGGCCGACACCGACAATACGGAGGACACCGATGCCTGA
- the cas5c gene encoding type I-C CRISPR-associated protein Cas5, whose translation MSGRYPPVAVKVWGEYACFTRPEAKVERVSYEVPTPSAARGILEAICFHKPMRWQIREIAVLERIRHFSILRNEVTARASPRVAGLRIGEDRAQRHTLGLRDVAYVIRADVWVPPGSPDDPAKYRDQFRRRVSDGQCFHRPYLGCREFAAHFAPVDGSEKPVDVSSDLGLMLFDIAYGAGGAGNRPRFFEARLDRGVLRVPPELYDDLYGGADDPAAVV comes from the coding sequence TTGAGCGGACGCTACCCGCCTGTCGCGGTCAAGGTCTGGGGTGAGTACGCCTGCTTCACCCGGCCCGAGGCCAAGGTCGAACGGGTGTCCTACGAGGTGCCGACACCGTCGGCAGCCCGCGGCATCCTCGAGGCCATTTGCTTCCACAAGCCCATGCGCTGGCAGATCCGCGAGATCGCCGTCCTCGAGCGCATCCGGCACTTCTCCATCCTGCGCAACGAGGTGACGGCGCGGGCCTCGCCCCGCGTCGCCGGCCTGCGCATCGGCGAGGACCGCGCGCAGCGCCACACGCTCGGCCTGCGCGACGTCGCGTACGTCATCCGCGCCGACGTGTGGGTCCCGCCCGGCTCGCCGGACGACCCCGCCAAGTACCGCGACCAGTTCCGCCGCCGCGTCAGCGACGGCCAGTGCTTCCACCGGCCGTACCTGGGCTGCCGCGAGTTCGCAGCCCACTTCGCTCCCGTCGACGGTTCGGAGAAGCCCGTCGATGTGAGCTCCGACCTGGGCCTCATGCTGTTCGACATCGCCTACGGAGCCGGCGGCGCCGGCAACCGGCCGCGCTTCTTCGAGGCGCGGCTGGACCGCGGCGTGCTGCGCGTGCCGCCCGAGCTCTACGACGACCTGTATGGGGGAGCCGATGATCCTGCAGCAGTTGTATAA
- the cas3 gene encoding CRISPR-associated helicase Cas3' yields the protein MSDRREYYAHTPPDAEPRRWHGLSQHAQAVADLAAGFAATFGAVDLGAWCGWLHDVGKFSDAFQDYLHRCDEARRAGRPGPRPGSAEHRAAGAVLALEALPAGPRGLIAACVQGHHGGLTATHRLKEALAEADGRAEVAAAIRRAREKLTALSQPPPAGVPGIEAVAGERGERARFLEMRTRWLFSCLVDADCLDTERHFWPAQAATRAPLALRNVLERWREALRIRTSADAETARADDSAVNRVRREVYEACVEAGGRDPGFFALVVPTGGGKTRSSLAFALEHAAVRRRERIVYAIPYTSIIDQTAGVFRDILGDEGILEHQSAMEPRAGGADDDERERARRMAAQNWDAPLVVTTTVQLFESLFANRTARCRKLHNLAQSVIVLDEVQTLPAALLAPIVSGLRELVQHYGATVVLCTATLPALEGDSPYLRGLSAVVPIVPEAASHFRALRRVTYRVEPDPWDWRRLADHMRARDRSCVAVLNTKKDALAVVDALGGDVRHLSTLLCGSHRRQVIEAVGAALKAEREAGGPPVLLVATQVIECGVDLDFPFAYRAMGPLDRIVQAAGRCNREGRRERGESEVVVFQPEEGSVPPGEYRTALEVARRRLAAQPDLDLDAPDVATRYFADLYERLGAAGLDREGVQDLRARGDFPEVAARMRLIANDTVPVLVPYHRPGCADASLDKEGFDALITAIRRAAEARLMTRDLWQRIQPLSVSVYRRDLEAQGALVEALVPDELYVWRGPYHRVRGIGGAVARDPADLMP from the coding sequence ATGAGCGATCGGCGCGAGTACTATGCCCACACGCCGCCCGACGCCGAGCCCCGGCGGTGGCACGGCCTGAGCCAACACGCCCAGGCCGTCGCGGACCTTGCCGCCGGCTTCGCCGCCACGTTCGGCGCCGTAGACCTCGGCGCCTGGTGCGGGTGGCTTCACGACGTCGGCAAGTTCTCCGACGCCTTCCAGGATTACCTCCACCGATGCGACGAGGCGCGGCGGGCCGGACGTCCCGGCCCGCGGCCGGGCTCCGCGGAGCACCGGGCGGCCGGCGCCGTGCTCGCGCTGGAGGCGCTGCCCGCGGGTCCGCGCGGCCTGATCGCGGCCTGCGTTCAGGGGCACCACGGCGGCCTGACCGCCACCCACCGGCTGAAAGAGGCGCTGGCAGAGGCCGACGGCCGCGCCGAGGTCGCCGCCGCCATCCGGCGCGCCCGCGAGAAGCTGACCGCTCTCTCGCAGCCGCCGCCGGCCGGCGTGCCGGGAATCGAGGCCGTTGCCGGGGAGAGGGGCGAGCGGGCGCGGTTCCTGGAGATGCGGACGCGCTGGCTCTTCTCCTGCCTGGTCGACGCGGACTGCCTGGACACGGAGCGGCACTTCTGGCCTGCGCAAGCCGCCACGAGGGCACCTCTCGCCCTGCGCAACGTCCTCGAGCGCTGGCGCGAGGCCCTCCGGATCCGGACCAGCGCGGACGCCGAGACCGCGCGCGCCGATGACTCCGCCGTCAACCGGGTCCGTCGCGAGGTCTACGAGGCCTGCGTCGAGGCGGGCGGCCGCGATCCGGGCTTCTTCGCGCTGGTGGTTCCCACGGGAGGCGGAAAGACGCGCTCGTCGCTGGCGTTCGCGCTGGAGCACGCCGCGGTCCGCCGCCGGGAGCGGATCGTCTACGCTATCCCCTACACCAGCATCATCGACCAGACGGCGGGCGTGTTCCGAGACATCCTGGGGGACGAGGGGATCCTCGAGCACCAGTCCGCGATGGAGCCGCGCGCCGGCGGCGCCGACGACGACGAGCGCGAGCGCGCGCGGCGCATGGCGGCCCAGAACTGGGACGCGCCTCTCGTGGTCACGACCACCGTCCAGCTCTTCGAGAGCCTCTTCGCGAACCGCACGGCCCGCTGCCGCAAGCTGCACAACCTGGCGCAGAGCGTGATCGTGCTCGACGAGGTCCAGACGCTGCCGGCGGCGCTGCTCGCGCCCATCGTCAGCGGCCTGCGCGAGCTCGTGCAGCACTACGGCGCGACGGTCGTCCTCTGCACCGCAACGCTGCCGGCGCTGGAGGGCGATAGCCCGTACCTGCGCGGCCTGTCGGCGGTCGTGCCCATCGTGCCCGAGGCCGCCTCGCACTTCCGCGCGCTGCGCCGCGTCACCTATCGCGTGGAGCCGGACCCGTGGGACTGGCGGCGCCTGGCGGACCACATGCGGGCGAGGGACCGCTCCTGCGTCGCGGTCCTCAACACGAAGAAGGACGCCCTCGCCGTGGTGGATGCCCTGGGCGGCGACGTGCGCCACCTCTCGACACTGCTGTGCGGCTCGCACCGGCGCCAGGTGATCGAGGCGGTGGGGGCCGCGCTCAAGGCGGAGCGAGAGGCCGGCGGTCCGCCGGTGCTCCTGGTCGCGACGCAGGTGATCGAGTGCGGCGTGGACCTTGACTTCCCGTTCGCCTACCGCGCCATGGGCCCGCTGGACCGCATCGTCCAGGCGGCGGGCCGGTGCAACCGCGAGGGGCGCCGCGAGAGGGGCGAGAGCGAGGTCGTCGTCTTCCAACCGGAGGAGGGGTCCGTTCCGCCGGGCGAGTACCGCACAGCGCTCGAAGTGGCCCGCAGGCGGCTCGCCGCGCAGCCTGACCTGGATCTCGACGCGCCCGACGTGGCGACGCGCTACTTCGCCGACCTCTACGAGCGCCTTGGCGCGGCGGGGCTCGACCGCGAGGGTGTGCAGGACCTGCGCGCGCGCGGTGACTTCCCCGAGGTCGCCGCCAGGATGCGCCTGATCGCCAACGACACCGTGCCTGTGCTCGTGCCCTACCACCGTCCCGGCTGCGCGGACGCCTCCCTCGACAAGGAGGGCTTCGACGCGCTCATCACGGCGATCCGCCGCGCGGCGGAAGCCCGGCTCATGACGCGCGACCTCTGGCAGCGCATCCAGCCGCTTTCCGTATCGGTCTATCGCCGCGACCTCGAGGCGCAGGGCGCCCTGGTCGAGGCGCTGGTGCCGGACGAGCTCTACGTGTGGCGCGGGCCCTACCACCGGGTGCGGGGCATCGGCGGCGCCGTCGCCCGCGACCCGGCGGATCTGATGCCGTGA
- a CDS encoding ABC transporter permease, translating into MLPYVRARLFLALPTLLAVTLVTFFLGYLAPGSPIDLLVGQHADPAVRARLEHEYGLDRPPLVRYLDFLRGALHGDLGRSFSNAGRPVSELIAEQFPVTAFIACAAVLLAVMLGVPAGALAALHHNRPADRAVMGLVLLFVSMPAFVLAPILMLLFALRLNWLPASGWEGVARPAFYLLPVAVLAARPAALFARIMRASMLEVVRQDYIRTALAKGLTHGAAIRRHALKNAFLPVLTVIGSSFGYLLTGSFVVENIFSIPGIGYESVQSILRRDYPVIQGVALLVAVVFIALNLAVDLLYAAVDPRVRLQGAR; encoded by the coding sequence ATGCTGCCCTACGTCCGCGCGCGCCTGTTCCTGGCGCTGCCCACCCTCCTCGCCGTCACGCTCGTCACCTTCTTCCTCGGCTACCTGGCGCCCGGCAGCCCCATCGACCTGCTCGTCGGCCAGCACGCGGACCCCGCCGTTCGTGCCCGGCTCGAGCACGAGTACGGCCTCGACCGCCCGCCCCTCGTCCGCTACCTCGACTTCCTGCGCGGAGCCCTCCACGGCGACCTCGGCCGCTCCTTCTCCAACGCCGGCCGCCCCGTCTCCGAGCTCATCGCCGAGCAGTTTCCCGTCACCGCCTTCATCGCGTGCGCCGCCGTGCTCCTCGCCGTGATGCTCGGCGTGCCCGCCGGAGCCCTGGCCGCACTCCACCACAACCGCCCCGCCGACCGCGCCGTGATGGGCCTGGTCCTTCTCTTCGTCTCCATGCCCGCCTTCGTCCTCGCTCCCATCCTCATGCTCCTCTTCGCCCTCCGCCTCAACTGGCTGCCCGCCTCCGGCTGGGAGGGCGTCGCCCGGCCGGCCTTCTATCTGCTGCCCGTCGCGGTCCTGGCCGCCCGGCCCGCCGCCCTCTTCGCGCGCATCATGCGCGCCTCCATGCTCGAGGTCGTCCGCCAGGACTACATCCGAACCGCGCTCGCCAAGGGGCTCACCCACGGCGCCGCCATTCGCCGCCACGCGCTCAAGAACGCCTTCCTGCCCGTCCTCACCGTCATCGGCAGCAGCTTCGGCTACCTGCTCACCGGCTCGTTCGTCGTGGAGAACATCTTCAGCATCCCGGGCATCGGCTACGAGTCTGTCCAGTCCATCCTCCGGCGCGACTACCCGGTCATCCAGGGAGTCGCGCTGCTCGTGGCCGTCGTCTTCATCGCGCTCAACCTGGCGGTCGACCTCCTCTACGCCGCCGTGGACCCGCGCGTGCGGCTGCAGGGCGCGCGATGA
- a CDS encoding ABC transporter permease → MIEAFAARSGSPSAEAWRRLRRNPVAVASGTLIVLLVLLALLAPLVAPYAYDAEDRDSALSGPTARHPLGTDNLGHDVLSRVLYGARVSLAVGLLVEAIEVLIGVSLGLLAAYKGGVWDTILMRVTDAMFAFPDLLFAILLVGILRPESAAASFLTVFVALALANWPSMARLVRGQALAVREKEFVEAARAIGVSDRGIVLRHILPSMLGPIIVAATVDIANVMLAEATLSFLGIGIQPPYPSWGRMINDALPYLRSAPALLFYPAAMLGLVVLSFNFLGDALRDAVDPRLRR, encoded by the coding sequence ATGATCGAGGCCTTCGCCGCGCGCTCCGGCAGTCCGTCCGCCGAGGCCTGGCGCCGTCTGCGCCGCAACCCGGTCGCCGTGGCCAGCGGCACGCTCATCGTGCTGCTCGTGCTGCTCGCCCTCCTCGCCCCGCTCGTCGCCCCCTACGCCTACGACGCCGAGGACCGTGACAGCGCGCTCTCCGGCCCCACGGCGCGCCACCCCCTGGGCACCGACAACCTGGGCCACGACGTGCTCAGCCGCGTGCTCTACGGCGCGCGTGTCTCCCTGGCGGTGGGCCTGCTCGTGGAGGCCATTGAGGTGCTCATCGGGGTCTCGCTGGGGCTGCTGGCGGCCTACAAGGGCGGAGTGTGGGACACGATCCTGATGCGAGTGACCGACGCCATGTTCGCCTTCCCGGACCTGCTCTTCGCCATCCTGCTCGTGGGCATACTCCGACCGGAGTCCGCCGCCGCCAGCTTCCTGACGGTCTTCGTGGCCCTGGCGCTCGCCAACTGGCCCTCGATGGCCCGGTTGGTGCGCGGCCAGGCGCTTGCCGTGCGCGAGAAGGAGTTCGTGGAGGCGGCCCGCGCCATCGGTGTCAGCGACCGCGGCATCGTCCTGCGGCATATCCTGCCGAGCATGCTCGGCCCCATCATCGTGGCCGCCACGGTCGACATCGCCAACGTGATGCTCGCCGAGGCCACCCTGAGCTTCCTGGGCATCGGCATCCAGCCGCCCTACCCGAGCTGGGGTCGCATGATCAACGACGCTCTGCCCTACCTGCGCTCTGCTCCCGCCCTGCTCTTCTACCCTGCCGCCATGCTCGGCCTCGTGGTCCTCTCCTTCAACTTCCTCGGCGACGCCCTGCGCGACGCAGTGGACCCTCGTCTGCGCCGGTAG
- a CDS encoding sugar phosphate isomerase/epimerase: MARPITLVTGQWADLPLATLAPKAREFGYDGLELACWGDHFDVSQAAGPDADAYCRSRHEILARSGLNVWAIAAHLVGQAVLDRIDERHQSIVPPAVWGDGDPAGVNARAAEEMKRTARAARNLGVRIVNGFTGSSIWHLLYSFPPNVPGQIDAGYALLKERWTPILDVFQECGVRFALEVHPTEIAFDIASARRTLQALDNHPAFGFNYDPSHLGYQGVDYVQFLYEFADHIVHVHMKDVYWSPVPKPSGVFGGHLDFGNRDRYWDFRSLGRGSIDFEEIVRALNQINYQGPLSVEWEDSGMDREHGAAEACGFVRTLDFEPSKLAFDAAFAKE, translated from the coding sequence ATGGCTCGACCTATCACCCTCGTCACCGGCCAGTGGGCGGACCTGCCCCTCGCCACGCTGGCGCCAAAGGCCCGGGAGTTCGGCTACGACGGGCTGGAGCTGGCCTGCTGGGGCGACCACTTCGATGTGAGCCAGGCCGCCGGCCCCGACGCCGACGCCTACTGCCGCTCTCGCCACGAGATCCTGGCCCGGAGCGGCCTGAACGTGTGGGCGATCGCGGCGCACCTGGTGGGGCAGGCCGTGCTGGACCGCATCGACGAGCGGCACCAATCCATCGTGCCCCCGGCCGTCTGGGGCGACGGTGATCCCGCCGGAGTCAACGCGCGCGCGGCCGAGGAGATGAAGCGGACCGCCCGCGCCGCCAGGAACCTGGGCGTTCGGATCGTCAACGGCTTCACCGGCTCCTCCATCTGGCATCTGCTCTACTCGTTCCCGCCGAACGTGCCCGGCCAGATCGACGCGGGTTACGCGCTCCTCAAGGAGCGCTGGACGCCGATCCTCGACGTCTTCCAGGAGTGTGGCGTCCGGTTCGCCCTGGAGGTGCACCCCACCGAGATCGCCTTCGACATCGCCAGCGCCCGGCGGACGCTCCAGGCGCTCGACAACCACCCGGCCTTCGGCTTCAACTACGACCCGAGCCACCTGGGCTACCAGGGGGTCGACTACGTGCAGTTCCTCTACGAGTTCGCCGACCACATCGTGCACGTGCACATGAAGGACGTCTACTGGTCGCCCGTGCCGAAGCCGAGCGGCGTCTTCGGCGGCCACCTGGACTTCGGCAACCGCGACCGCTACTGGGACTTCCGCTCGCTGGGTCGCGGCTCCATCGACTTCGAGGAGATCGTCCGCGCCCTCAACCAGATCAACTACCAGGGTCCGCTGTCGGTGGAGTGGGAGGACAGCGGCATGGACCGGGAGCACGGCGCCGCGGAGGCCTGCGGCTTCGTGCGGACGCTGGACTTTGAGCCCTCGAAGCTGGCCTTCGACGCGGCGTTCGCCAAGGAGTAG
- a CDS encoding Gfo/Idh/MocA family oxidoreductase has product MARRSKKSDVVRVGIVGVGIGRVHARGYGKCPNAQLVALCDIDADRARRVADEFGVASVYSDYETMIAEASLDALSVCTPNALHAPVAVAALGAGIHVLCEKPLASSAAEGAKIVEAARKSKALFMVGMNNRFRGDTQVLKGYAEGGELGEIYYARCGWVRRYGIPGMGGWFTRKATSGGGSLIDIGVHALDLTLYLMGSPRPASVFGATYAKFGPEGKGMGGWGVPVKGGAFDVEDLAAAQVRFDNGATLTLEASWAQHCAGERLYSEVYGTQGGATLEPLRVFTEHHGKPVDILPQHPEVNGHEAEVAHFVDCIVQGRQPLATVEQAQDVMKILDGIYESARTGASVAVK; this is encoded by the coding sequence TTGGCCAGAAGATCGAAGAAGTCGGACGTCGTGCGTGTCGGCATCGTGGGCGTGGGGATAGGTCGCGTCCACGCGCGTGGATACGGCAAGTGCCCCAACGCCCAGCTTGTGGCGTTGTGCGATATTGACGCGGACCGTGCCCGCCGCGTGGCCGACGAGTTCGGCGTAGCCAGCGTCTACAGTGACTATGAGACTATGATCGCCGAGGCGAGCCTGGACGCCCTCTCCGTCTGCACACCCAACGCCCTGCACGCGCCCGTGGCGGTTGCCGCGCTCGGCGCCGGGATCCACGTGCTCTGCGAGAAGCCGCTTGCCTCCAGCGCGGCGGAGGGGGCGAAGATCGTCGAGGCGGCGCGCAAGTCGAAGGCGCTGTTCATGGTCGGCATGAACAACCGGTTTCGCGGCGACACGCAGGTGCTGAAGGGGTATGCGGAGGGCGGCGAGCTTGGCGAGATCTACTACGCGCGGTGCGGCTGGGTCCGCCGCTACGGGATCCCCGGCATGGGAGGCTGGTTCACGCGCAAGGCGACGTCCGGCGGCGGCTCGCTCATCGACATCGGCGTGCACGCGCTGGACCTCACGCTCTACCTGATGGGCAGCCCGCGGCCGGCCTCGGTGTTCGGCGCGACCTACGCCAAGTTCGGCCCGGAGGGCAAGGGCATGGGCGGTTGGGGCGTGCCGGTGAAGGGCGGCGCGTTCGATGTGGAGGACCTGGCCGCCGCGCAGGTGCGCTTCGACAACGGCGCTACGCTGACGCTGGAGGCCTCGTGGGCGCAGCACTGCGCGGGGGAGCGGCTCTACAGCGAGGTCTACGGCACCCAGGGCGGCGCGACGCTGGAGCCGCTGCGCGTGTTCACCGAGCACCACGGCAAGCCCGTCGACATCCTGCCACAGCATCCCGAGGTGAACGGCCACGAGGCGGAGGTGGCGCACTTCGTGGACTGCATCGTGCAGGGCAGACAGCCCCTTGCCACCGTGGAGCAGGCGCAGGACGTGATGAAGATCCTGGACGGCATCTACGAGTCGGCGCGTACCGGCGCGTCGGTGGCCGTCAAGTGA
- a CDS encoding ABC transporter ATP-binding protein, producing the protein MSRRPRAQSEADPRPADLVAELRDVTARYRRGGGVADLSLAVSRGEWLALFGPSGSGKTTVLRLLAGRQEPEAGEVYVRSPRRSAARAVGYAAEENRLSRLLTVRQKLGLQLARSDVPTVHRRRWLADALEALDLYRDRDRHVHELSRGAQDALTLAAAIVHRPSLVLLDNLTARLPEPVTARLFAYLDACREREGMAVVHATTSSAEAERADRVLMLARGHALALAPPSELLARHAPERMCVEAADPEAVQRTLRGIFDVEIMETGEGLRFSAADGVATAAHLFRHPAGGIRAVYLRRPSLWEVHEKLRG; encoded by the coding sequence ATGAGCCGCCGACCGCGCGCGCAGTCCGAGGCCGACCCGCGGCCCGCCGACCTGGTGGCGGAGCTGCGCGACGTCACCGCGCGCTACCGCCGAGGAGGCGGCGTGGCGGACCTGTCCCTCGCCGTCTCGCGCGGCGAGTGGCTCGCGCTCTTCGGCCCCTCCGGAAGCGGCAAGACGACCGTGCTGCGCCTGCTCGCCGGCAGGCAGGAGCCCGAGGCCGGCGAGGTCTACGTCCGCTCGCCGCGGCGCTCCGCCGCGCGCGCGGTGGGCTACGCCGCCGAGGAGAACCGCCTGTCACGCCTGCTCACGGTGCGGCAGAAGCTCGGGCTCCAACTCGCGCGCAGCGACGTTCCCACCGTGCACCGGCGGCGCTGGCTCGCCGACGCGCTCGAGGCGCTCGACCTCTACCGCGACCGCGACCGCCACGTGCATGAGCTGAGCCGGGGCGCGCAAGATGCCCTTACGCTGGCCGCCGCCATCGTGCACCGTCCCTCGCTCGTGTTGCTCGACAACCTCACCGCCCGCCTGCCGGAGCCGGTTACCGCCCGCCTGTTCGCCTACCTGGACGCTTGCCGCGAGCGCGAGGGCATGGCGGTGGTGCACGCCACCACGAGCAGTGCGGAGGCCGAGCGCGCCGACCGCGTGCTCATGCTCGCGCGGGGCCACGCGCTGGCCCTCGCCCCGCCGTCCGAGCTGCTGGCGCGTCATGCTCCGGAGCGCATGTGTGTGGAGGCCGCCGACCCGGAGGCGGTCCAGCGCACGCTGCGCGGCATCTTCGACGTGGAGATCATGGAGACGGGCGAGGGGCTGCGCTTCTCGGCCGCGGACGGCGTGGCGACCGCCGCGCACCTCTTCCGCCACCCGGCGGGCGGCATCCGCGCGGTCTACCTGCGCCGGCCCTCACTGTGGGAGGTCCACGAGAAGCTGCGTGGCTGA